The following are encoded together in the Ictidomys tridecemlineatus isolate mIctTri1 chromosome X, mIctTri1.hap1, whole genome shotgun sequence genome:
- the LOC101977920 gene encoding melanoma-associated antigen 10: MPRFPKRPRLTLEQDFQNPFDIQDLIIAQAPTAEKEGDTSSSSSSSLNLSYPSSSPPSPSSSSSSASSSSSLILDTPEEEEPVAAMCNSPQSSPKTTPPSTPQSSPRTSPNTQSSHSSLTSWNKLDEEFSSQEESSSTFQSSTDTEFLPRDPLEEKVTDLVHILILKYRLKEPITKVEMLRVVTKEYKHQFPVIFKKATKCLEVIFGIDVKETDTASHLYALVNSLNLTYDEILTNDQSMPKNGFLIIILGVIFIEGNCASEENIWEFLNMMGVYDGKEHFIYGEPRKFITRDLVQENYLEYRRVPNSDPPYYEFLWGPRAKAETTKMKVLEFLAKVKGSDPISFSSWYEEALREEEERTQDRIGPVDDSTALFIAQHWSAASPAPSEE; this comes from the coding sequence ATGCCTCGCTTTCCAAAACGTCCACGCCTCACCCTTGAGCAAGACTTCCAGAACCCATTTGATATACAGGACTTGATTATTGCACAGGCTCCCACAGCTGAGAAGGAAGGTGAtacctcctcctcttcatcttcctctttaAACTTGTCctacccctcctcctctcctccttcaccctcctcttcttcttcctctgcttcctcttcttcttctctgatTTTGGATaccccagaggaggaggagcctgTTGCTGCAATGTGTAATTCTCCCCAGAGTTCTCCCAAGACTACTCCCCCAAGTACTCCTCAGAGTTCTCCCAGGACTTCTCCCAACACTCAGAGCTCGCACTCCTCCCTGACTTCATGGAACAAGTTAGATGAAGAGTTCAGCAGCCAAGAAGAGAGTTCAAGCACCTTTCAGTCTTCAACCGATACTGAATTCTTGCCCAGAGACCCGCTTGAGGAGAAGGTGACTGATTTGGTGCATATCCTGATTCTGAAGTATCGACTGAAAGAGCCCATCACAAAAGTGGAAATGCTCAGAGTTGTGACCAAAGAGTATAAGCATCAATTTCCTGTGATCTTCAAGAAAGCTACTAAGTGCTTGGAAGTGATTTTTGGTATTGATGTGAAGGAAACAGACACCGCCAGCCACCTCTATGCCCTTGTAAACTCACTCAACCTCACCTATGATGAGATACTGACTAATGACCAGAGCATGCCTAAAAATGGCTTCCTGATAATTATTTTGGGTGTAATATTCATAGAGGGGAACTGTGCCTCTGAGGAAAACATCTGGGAATTCCTGAATATGATGGGAGTGTATGATGGGAAGGAGCATTTCATATACGGGGAGCCCAGGAAGTTCATCACTAGAGATTTGGTGCAGGAAAATTACTTGGAGTACCGGCGGGTGCCCAATAGTGATCCTCCATACTATGAGTTCCTGTGGGGTCCAAGAGCTAAAGCTGAAACCACCAAGAtgaaagttttagaatttttggCCAAGGTCAAAGGAAGTGACCCTATTTCCTTCTCTAGCTGGTATGAGGAGGCTttgagagaggaggaagagagaactcAGGACAGAATTGGTCCTGTAGATGATAGTACAGCCTTGTTCATTGCCCAGCATTGGTCAGCAGCATCTCCTGCCCCTAGTGAAGAATGA